The Hydrogenobacter thermophilus TK-6 genome window below encodes:
- a CDS encoding response regulator transcription factor — protein MKVLLVEDEVDLAIPISKLFSSVGWDCAVAKSINSAIDLLERETFDICILDLFLGKESGSMLIPILNERNIPVIVLTVVDDVSEKVRCLRMGADDYMVKPFSPEELLTRIETVLRRVKGITKNRTIKYENLEIDPFSMTVRINGHAIFLPKKQVMILIKLLENIGGVTSYNTLFSYAWVSYEDASIDALRTHVHNLRKVLRNYGFDIISYPGVGYTLRYEKSAESV, from the coding sequence ATGAAGGTACTTTTGGTTGAAGATGAAGTAGACCTTGCCATCCCTATAAGCAAGCTATTTTCTTCCGTAGGTTGGGATTGTGCTGTGGCTAAAAGCATAAATTCAGCCATTGATCTTCTTGAGAGAGAAACTTTTGATATATGTATTCTTGACCTCTTTTTGGGAAAAGAAAGTGGAAGTATGCTAATTCCCATACTTAATGAGAGAAACATACCAGTTATAGTCCTTACCGTAGTGGACGATGTGTCAGAAAAGGTAAGATGTCTAAGGATGGGTGCGGATGACTACATGGTAAAACCCTTCAGCCCTGAAGAGCTTCTGACGAGGATAGAAACAGTACTCAGAAGGGTAAAGGGTATCACCAAGAACAGAACGATAAAGTATGAGAATTTAGAGATAGACCCCTTCTCCATGACCGTGCGTATCAATGGACATGCAATTTTCTTACCAAAAAAGCAGGTTATGATACTTATAAAGCTATTAGAAAACATAGGTGGAGTCACATCATACAACACCCTATTTTCTTATGCATGGGTCTCTTATGAGGATGCAAGCATAGATGCTCTCAGGACACATGTCCATAACCTCAGAAAAGTACTCAGAAACTATGGTTTTGACATAATAAGCTATCCTGGTGTAGGATACACCTTAAGGTATGAAAAGTCCGCAGAGTCTGTATAA
- a CDS encoding sensor histidine kinase, with protein MKSPQSLYKLFLLNFLKFLLPIGIFFAFTFFNFRSDIIDLESEYLLRTGEKLVDFLSHDEDLLDNQYLGNDYIILIMDRKGQLLSSNMKMKDIININTFKELKTQLGNIQDVGNYLIYVNTFPCKTSICKAIVALPKSRIERRINVLLLSSMFATFITSILIAFLSVLDIRKYLHEYELYSKELKKVALYLSHEIKTPLSIILMNAPYVQADNEIKNAIERAIRRIIKLTKNLKVLSDMDLKPHRLTLINVKGLINELVEFYRPHLYSKHLSINVDGVPKAAVLSDYELLYTLFLNLLDNAVKYAKENTEIQVMGELQDNKLRVSISNVAEGEKHLNMDDESYGLGLTIVDEIAKRLAVNLSFKRDVQLFIAVVEMQVAEGR; from the coding sequence ATGAAAAGTCCGCAGAGTCTGTATAAGCTCTTTCTTCTCAATTTTTTAAAGTTTCTTTTACCTATAGGCATCTTCTTTGCCTTTACCTTCTTCAACTTCAGGTCCGATATTATTGATTTGGAGAGCGAATACCTTTTGAGAACTGGAGAGAAACTTGTGGATTTTTTGAGTCACGACGAAGATTTATTAGACAATCAATATTTGGGCAACGACTACATAATACTCATAATGGACCGGAAAGGTCAGTTGCTAAGCTCTAACATGAAGATGAAAGATATTATAAACATTAACACTTTCAAAGAGTTAAAGACTCAGCTTGGTAATATCCAAGACGTAGGAAACTACTTGATTTATGTAAACACCTTTCCGTGCAAAACTTCCATCTGCAAAGCCATTGTAGCACTTCCCAAATCAAGGATAGAAAGGAGAATAAATGTACTCTTACTCTCATCAATGTTTGCAACGTTTATAACCAGCATACTTATAGCTTTTCTGTCTGTGCTTGACATAAGGAAGTACCTGCACGAGTATGAGCTTTACTCAAAGGAACTTAAGAAGGTTGCCCTTTATCTTTCCCACGAGATAAAAACACCTCTTAGTATAATACTTATGAACGCACCCTATGTACAGGCAGATAATGAAATAAAAAATGCCATAGAGAGAGCTATAAGGCGTATTATAAAACTAACAAAAAATCTAAAAGTGCTCTCGGATATGGACCTAAAACCTCACAGGCTCACTCTCATCAATGTAAAGGGTCTCATAAATGAGCTTGTAGAGTTTTACAGACCCCATCTTTACAGTAAGCATCTGAGTATAAATGTTGATGGAGTACCAAAAGCGGCGGTGCTTTCGGATTATGAACTTCTCTACACTCTCTTTCTTAACTTGCTGGATAATGCAGTAAAGTATGCTAAAGAGAATACTGAGATCCAAGTGATGGGTGAGTTGCAAGATAACAAACTCAGAGTTTCTATAAGTAATGTGGCGGAAGGCGAAAAGCACCTCAATATGGACGATGAGTCTTACGGATTGGGGCTTACTATAGTGGACGAAATTGCAAAAAGACTTGCAGTAAATCTCAGTTTTAAAAGGGATGTTCAGCTGTTTATTGCGGTGGTAGAAATGCAAGTGGCAGAGGGGAGGTGA
- the rplT gene encoding 50S ribosomal protein L20, whose amino-acid sequence MRVKGPSSRKFKKKILKLAKGFRGQRKNVYRRAKEYVFRALQYQYRDRRQRKREFRKLWIARINAAVRPYGMSYSKFMAGIKKAGIDLNRKVMADMAVRDPEGFAQLISRAKEALASV is encoded by the coding sequence ATGAGAGTTAAGGGTCCGTCCTCAAGGAAGTTTAAGAAGAAGATACTAAAGCTGGCAAAGGGTTTTAGAGGCCAGAGAAAAAATGTTTACAGAAGGGCAAAGGAGTATGTGTTCAGAGCTTTGCAATATCAATATAGGGACAGAAGACAGAGAAAGAGAGAGTTTAGAAAGTTGTGGATAGCAAGAATAAACGCTGCGGTAAGACCTTATGGTATGTCTTACAGTAAGTTTATGGCAGGGATTAAGAAGGCGGGCATAGACCTCAATAGAAAAGTTATGGCAGATATGGCGGTAAGGGATCCGGAGGGCTTTGCACAATTAATAAGTAGGGCAAAAGAGGCTCTGGCTTCTGTATGA
- a CDS encoding formate dehydrogenase subunit delta: MSVKDLIFMANQIGSFFECYPWEEGVEGVANHIKKFWHPMMREELLRYCEEHGDQELTPMVRAALERLRAEFYEEKP; this comes from the coding sequence ATGAGTGTAAAGGATCTCATATTTATGGCTAATCAGATAGGTAGCTTCTTTGAATGCTATCCATGGGAAGAGGGTGTAGAAGGTGTTGCCAATCACATAAAAAAATTTTGGCATCCAATGATGAGAGAAGAGTTACTCCGCTACTGTGAGGAACATGGTGATCAGGAGCTTACTCCAATGGTGCGTGCTGCATTGGAACGTTTAAGAGCTGAATTTTATGAAGAAAAACCCTAA
- the fdhD gene encoding formate dehydrogenase accessory sulfurtransferase FdhD translates to MKKNPKIYRRDAYYEIPTLILHRPNIPLWRKDLIVSEEPLEIRLVYPKGVDNWESLTLYTTMRTPGEDEDLVLGLLFSEGVIKSYKDVEYISYCENVEEEKIGNVVNVFIKKYIDVEDFSSLLRVSYMSSACGLCGKLTIEYLKRIIPTCVKDDMFKLCDEYFYSLPDILRKHQEKFLLTGGTHACAAFDVEGNLIGVREDVGRHNAMDKLIGYMLRIGKIPLKRTCIVVSGRASYELVQKALMAGVPILASIGAPSTLAVKLAKEFGMTLVGFLSRKRFVVYNDVGRLDLDKWLHETNLLSMFKNSQSND, encoded by the coding sequence ATGAAGAAAAACCCTAAGATTTACAGAAGAGACGCTTATTACGAGATCCCTACCCTCATACTCCACAGACCTAACATACCTTTATGGAGAAAGGATCTTATCGTATCCGAGGAACCTCTGGAAATTAGGCTCGTATACCCTAAGGGAGTGGATAATTGGGAAAGTCTTACCCTTTACACCACTATGAGAACACCTGGAGAGGACGAAGATTTAGTTCTTGGGTTGCTCTTCAGCGAAGGTGTTATAAAGAGTTATAAGGATGTAGAATACATTTCTTACTGTGAAAATGTTGAGGAGGAAAAGATAGGTAATGTAGTAAATGTCTTCATAAAAAAATATATAGATGTTGAGGACTTCTCCTCTTTGCTTAGAGTGTCATATATGAGCTCCGCGTGCGGTCTCTGTGGCAAATTGACTATAGAGTATCTCAAGAGGATCATCCCTACTTGTGTAAAGGATGATATGTTTAAGCTGTGTGACGAGTATTTTTACTCTTTACCAGATATTCTCAGAAAGCATCAGGAAAAGTTTCTCCTTACTGGTGGAACACATGCCTGCGCTGCCTTTGATGTAGAGGGAAATTTAATAGGGGTAAGGGAGGATGTAGGAAGACACAATGCTATGGATAAGCTTATAGGCTATATGTTGCGTATAGGCAAAATACCTCTCAAAAGAACTTGTATTGTAGTGAGTGGTAGAGCAAGCTATGAGCTTGTTCAAAAGGCTCTTATGGCTGGTGTACCTATCCTTGCTTCCATAGGTGCTCCTTCCACATTAGCAGTAAAACTTGCCAAGGAGTTTGGTATGACCCTTGTAGGTTTTTTAAGTAGGAAAAGGTTTGTGGTCTATAACGACGTAGGAAGGCTTGACTTAGATAAGTGGTTGCACGAGACTAATCTTCTCAGCATGTTTAAAAACTCCCAAAGTAATGATTAG
- the fdhF gene encoding formate dehydrogenase subunit alpha, translating to MAFVDVKIKDLGTPPARSSKLVTVEIDGIKVKVPEGTSVLRAASIAGIRIPKLCATDTLKAFGSCRLCIVEIEGKKGYPASCTTLVEEGMKVRTHSERLEKLRRGIMELYISDHPLDCLTCPANGNCELQDMAGYVGLREVRYGFDGKNHLKLPKDDSNPYFTFDPSKCIVCYRCVRACDEIQNTIALTVEGRGFASLVKPGPTGRFITSECVSCGACVFACPTSALMEKSVIEHGMPDRSVKTTCAFCGVGCSFNAEVKGDKVVRMVPNKEGGANHGHSCVKGRFAWVYVYSKDRVTKPMLRKSIDEPWREVSWEEAINYVANEFRRIQEKYGKYSIGAITSSRCTNEEVYTIQKLVRAVFGNNNVDTCARVCHSPTGYGLKAAFGTSAGTNNFDSVLFADVIMVIGANPTEGHPVFGALLKRRLREGAKLIVIDPRKIELVKTPHIRADYHLQLKPGTNVAILNAMAHTIVSEGLENREFIEKRCDTEAYKKWREFILRPENSPEAVEKIAGVPAELIRGAARLYATGGRAAIYYGLGVTEHTQGTTAVLALANLAMLTGNVGREGTGVNPLRGQNNVQGSCDMGSFPHEFSGYRHVSDPEVRKLFEDAWGVSIDPEPGLRIPNMWMLALEGKFKGIYIQGEDVLQSDPDVHRVVEALKSMECVVVHDIFMNETAKYAHVFLPGCSFLEKDGTFTNAERRIQLVRQVIPPMCGKQEWEVVMEIAKAMGYNMHYNHASEIMDEIARLTPTFSGVSYEKLERLGSIQWPCNEKAPEGTPIMHKDSFVRGKGMFHITAFVPSPERTTERYPLLLTTGRTLFQYNVGTQTRRTPNVVWYKEDVLEIHPNDAEERGIKDGDYVKLESRKGWVILKAKISDRVAPGVVYTTFHFPEIRINVVTTDYSDWATNCPEYKVTAVQVTPVYQKPELVGVYTEKEFAGAEV from the coding sequence ATGGCGTTCGTTGATGTGAAGATAAAGGATTTAGGAACTCCACCTGCAAGGTCATCTAAACTGGTTACGGTTGAAATAGATGGGATAAAAGTAAAAGTCCCTGAAGGTACATCAGTTCTAAGGGCTGCTTCAATTGCAGGCATAAGAATACCCAAGCTTTGTGCGACGGATACACTTAAGGCATTTGGCTCATGTAGATTGTGTATAGTGGAAATTGAGGGGAAAAAAGGCTATCCTGCATCATGTACTACTTTAGTAGAAGAGGGTATGAAGGTTAGAACCCACTCGGAAAGGCTTGAGAAGCTAAGAAGAGGCATCATGGAACTCTACATTTCTGATCATCCTCTTGATTGCCTTACTTGTCCAGCAAATGGTAATTGTGAACTTCAGGACATGGCTGGGTATGTAGGGCTCAGGGAGGTCAGGTATGGCTTTGATGGGAAAAATCACCTAAAATTACCTAAGGATGATAGCAATCCGTACTTTACTTTTGACCCTTCCAAGTGTATAGTTTGCTACAGATGTGTTAGAGCTTGCGATGAGATACAGAACACTATAGCTTTAACAGTGGAGGGTAGAGGGTTTGCGTCCCTTGTAAAACCAGGTCCTACAGGCAGGTTTATTACCTCCGAGTGCGTATCCTGTGGTGCCTGTGTCTTTGCATGTCCAACTTCTGCACTTATGGAAAAGAGCGTTATAGAACATGGTATGCCCGATAGAAGTGTGAAAACTACCTGTGCCTTCTGTGGTGTAGGGTGTTCCTTCAACGCTGAGGTAAAGGGTGATAAAGTGGTTAGAATGGTACCCAACAAAGAAGGTGGAGCTAACCATGGGCATTCATGTGTGAAGGGTCGGTTTGCCTGGGTTTACGTGTATTCTAAGGATAGGGTTACTAAGCCGATGCTACGTAAGAGCATAGATGAACCTTGGAGGGAAGTGTCTTGGGAAGAGGCTATAAATTATGTGGCTAATGAGTTTAGAAGAATACAAGAAAAGTATGGTAAATATTCCATAGGTGCTATTACATCCTCAAGGTGTACTAACGAAGAAGTGTATACAATACAAAAGCTTGTCAGGGCTGTCTTTGGTAACAATAATGTGGATACGTGTGCAAGAGTTTGCCACTCTCCTACAGGTTATGGATTGAAGGCAGCCTTTGGTACATCTGCAGGAACCAATAACTTTGATTCTGTACTTTTTGCAGATGTCATTATGGTAATAGGTGCCAACCCGACTGAAGGTCATCCTGTATTTGGTGCACTTCTCAAGAGGAGACTCCGTGAGGGAGCGAAACTTATAGTAATAGACCCAAGGAAAATAGAGCTTGTCAAAACGCCACACATAAGAGCTGACTACCACCTTCAGCTAAAACCTGGGACTAATGTGGCCATTTTGAATGCTATGGCTCATACCATAGTTTCGGAAGGGCTTGAAAACAGGGAATTTATTGAAAAGAGATGTGATACAGAAGCTTATAAAAAGTGGAGGGAGTTTATACTGAGACCAGAAAATTCGCCAGAAGCTGTGGAGAAAATCGCAGGCGTGCCAGCTGAGCTAATAAGAGGTGCTGCAAGGCTTTACGCCACAGGTGGAAGGGCAGCCATATACTATGGGTTGGGTGTTACTGAACATACACAAGGAACCACCGCTGTACTCGCCCTTGCTAATCTTGCCATGCTTACTGGTAATGTGGGTAGGGAGGGTACTGGAGTTAATCCGCTGAGGGGTCAGAACAACGTACAAGGTTCTTGTGATATGGGGTCTTTTCCACACGAATTTAGCGGATACAGACACGTATCCGACCCTGAGGTGAGAAAGCTCTTTGAGGATGCGTGGGGAGTAAGTATAGACCCAGAACCAGGTTTGAGGATACCCAACATGTGGATGCTTGCATTGGAGGGTAAGTTCAAAGGTATCTATATACAAGGCGAGGATGTTCTCCAATCTGACCCGGATGTGCACCGTGTTGTAGAGGCACTTAAGTCTATGGAGTGCGTTGTAGTGCACGATATATTTATGAACGAGACAGCAAAGTATGCCCATGTGTTTTTACCAGGTTGCTCCTTCTTAGAAAAGGATGGTACTTTTACTAATGCAGAAAGGAGGATACAGCTCGTAAGACAGGTAATTCCTCCTATGTGCGGAAAGCAAGAGTGGGAAGTAGTTATGGAAATAGCTAAAGCGATGGGTTATAATATGCACTATAATCACGCGTCCGAGATAATGGATGAGATAGCAAGGCTCACACCCACCTTTTCTGGTGTAAGTTACGAAAAACTGGAAAGACTAGGAAGCATCCAATGGCCTTGTAATGAAAAAGCTCCAGAGGGTACTCCTATAATGCATAAGGATAGTTTTGTAAGAGGTAAAGGGATGTTCCATATAACTGCCTTTGTGCCATCACCTGAAAGAACTACGGAGAGATATCCACTTCTTTTGACTACCGGAAGAACGCTCTTTCAATACAATGTAGGTACACAGACAAGAAGAACACCAAATGTTGTTTGGTACAAAGAGGATGTACTTGAGATCCACCCTAACGATGCAGAAGAGAGGGGTATAAAGGACGGTGATTATGTAAAGCTGGAGAGCAGAAAAGGATGGGTCATATTAAAGGCTAAGATCTCTGATAGAGTAGCACCTGGTGTGGTTTATACCACCTTCCACTTTCCGGAGATTAGGATTAATGTGGTTACTACGGATTATTCAGATTGGGCAACCAACTGCCCAGAGTATAAAGTCACCGCAGTGCAAGTAACACCGGTTTATCAAAAACCTGAACTCGTGGGTGTATACACTGAAAAGGAGTTTGCGGGCGCAGAGGTGTGA
- a CDS encoding phenylalanine--tRNA ligase subunit alpha has product MMLDPLEIKRQVEEDLKEVKSLQKLLEVKAKYIGKEGIITQALKAIREVPQERRKDYGLLINTIKEGVEKLLREKEEELRHLEVEERLKNEWVDMSVPLEPLVGALHPVTQTLRRIKDIFIGMGFSPFEGPEMELEEYNFDLLNIPKEHPAREMQDTFYINMEGYLLRTHTSPAQIRVMLSQKPPIQVIAPGKVYRRDDDPTHSPMFHQVEGLVVNEYVSFRHMKYTIESFLRAFFEKHVSVRFRASYFPFTEPSAEVDIGCVICGGVGCRVCKGSGWLEVMGCGMVHPKVLENCGIDTDIYQGFAFGMGVERLAMLYFGIDNIKLFYENHLRFLKQFI; this is encoded by the coding sequence ATGATGTTAGACCCTCTTGAGATAAAAAGACAGGTGGAGGAGGACCTAAAAGAAGTAAAAAGCCTACAAAAACTTTTGGAGGTCAAAGCCAAATACATAGGAAAGGAGGGGATAATTACTCAAGCTCTTAAAGCCATAAGGGAAGTTCCACAAGAGCGGAGGAAAGACTACGGCTTGCTGATAAATACCATCAAAGAAGGCGTGGAAAAGCTTCTGAGGGAAAAGGAAGAAGAACTCAGGCATCTTGAGGTGGAGGAAAGGCTAAAAAATGAATGGGTGGATATGTCTGTACCTTTGGAGCCTTTGGTGGGCGCTTTGCATCCTGTGACGCAAACTCTCAGAAGGATAAAGGACATATTTATCGGTATGGGTTTTTCGCCCTTTGAAGGACCGGAGATGGAGCTTGAAGAGTATAACTTTGACCTTTTGAACATACCCAAAGAGCATCCAGCAAGAGAGATGCAGGACACATTCTACATAAACATGGAAGGCTATCTTTTAAGAACGCACACATCACCTGCACAAATAAGGGTTATGCTTTCTCAAAAACCACCCATACAGGTTATAGCACCTGGAAAAGTTTACAGAAGAGATGATGATCCTACTCATTCACCCATGTTTCATCAAGTGGAAGGGCTTGTGGTAAACGAATATGTGAGCTTTCGGCACATGAAGTACACCATAGAGTCTTTTTTGAGAGCTTTTTTTGAAAAACATGTATCCGTCAGATTTAGAGCCTCTTACTTTCCCTTCACCGAGCCTTCCGCTGAAGTGGATATAGGTTGTGTTATATGCGGTGGTGTTGGTTGCAGAGTTTGCAAAGGTTCTGGATGGTTGGAAGTTATGGGCTGTGGTATGGTCCATCCCAAGGTCTTAGAAAACTGTGGTATAGATACAGATATTTATCAAGGTTTTGCCTTTGGTATGGGGGTTGAAAGGCTTGCTATGCTTTACTTTGGCATAGACAATATAAAGCTGTTTTATGAAAACCATCTGAGATTTTTGAAACAATTTATATAA